The genomic stretch aatttgatagacacattcagacgcacttacccctggaggcgtccccaaagtgtcacggcagtgatgcagcgcgagttccctcgaaagggaactgtaacaatgtatcttaaagcTGCCGTCGGCAACTCTAGAGGATTGAGCTGATTTCAAAACTACAATTTCATGTCCCTCCCCAACTACCACAGAGCAACCTCCCTTCGAGCTCGTCCTCATCAGTGCGTGTGCACCAGTATTATTGTGAACACATACTTAGATTCCTTACATAAAAATCAGAAATACAATCAATGGTTGATAAAGCACAATTACCAGCTTGAACCCTTTAAAATCTCGTAGATTCCTCCACATTTCAAATTCCGGTCTGATTTTGAACCCAGTTTTAATACGGGCACGGTGGCTTTCTATCtttgtttccttttttttattggttgttttCCAAGCTCTGGTTGTTAACCGAGGAATCGGAAGTTTGTTAGTAAAAGCTCTCTCCGCACTCACGCTACGTTCAATCCAACACAATGTGGAGCGTGCAGGAACTGTGATTAACaggcagattttacacagccctgcgctgattggaccaaatgAACCGGCAGCGGTGgattttttcaaaacaaataacagactCTAGATGGAGCTTGAaccacagttttttttcttaaacagtctaATTTATGTTGTTCTATAGGAGCATAGTGTTCAGtgaatatgataaaaaaatatgatcaaaAAAGTTCCCGACCGCAgctttaaaaggtaacacgatgtaaccctgctcttacttgaaatgtgtccccacatttagtctttgaatttgagggtaatggacctggaaagtccttgaaaggtccttgaatttgaagttaactaagggaACCCTGTTTGAAGGTTTATATTCATTTCTAAGCTTGataatttgtataaattaatattttatctTGCAGAATACTGTATTTAGGCTCATAAATGACTCAGTTTGATACTTCTGATAACATTTAATTGCTTTACTTAATAAACATATGTGAGCTGTGACTACATCTTATGTACTTTAAAGAATTTTGAATAATTTAACTTGTACAATTTCAAGGAGAGTTTAAATTTCAAGTAAAACGGAGAAAAGGCAGTAGGATTAGTCTCACGGGGTCGTTTCACAGATCCTTTCAGTGTTGAGAAAAGGAAAAACTGGGCAAAAAGTCAAGAGGCTCATTAAAATCTTCAAAGGAAAGATCTAAGACCAAGACCACAGACTCAAATAGCCCTGCAAAGGTTGAATGCAAAACATGGCGATGTGTCTAAAATATGAAGTTCAGGCAGGATGATGAAAGGGACATGATGCAataatcatttatcaaaagagGAGGAGTCATTACATCTTCCAGCATATGAGCATGCATACACAGAATCCACACCATCATTCCCAACCGTACTCTGCATTTTTATTTCTAAAACTATTTAGCTAATATGATCCATACATTTTAGAATGTAATGAATATAAACATCTGcattttgcagatgcttttatccagatTGACTCACAATCCATTCATGGGACTTAAATCTATAACCTGCTGATAATGCAATGGTCTACAATTGAGCAATTGGAAGTATGTAAAACCACAGAAATATACAGTAGGAGCAAATAAAATTAGGGTGTTTGTGATGGTGGGCTGTACCTGCTGCAGTCCCTCAGTTATGGAGGTGACAGGTGACATTCCACAGGTAAGAGCTGAGAGCATGTAGCCATCAGGACCAATCGAGCTGGTGAAGTTTCCTTGCTGTGATTGGAGAGGAAGCATAGAAACCACATTAGACAGGCAATTGGAAAACTACTCAACTAATCCCAAGTCATTTCCACTTACCACAGCATCCCTAACCACAATTTTCGCCACTTGCTCTGGCTGACAGACTCCTGACGTTTCTGAAATTAACCTGGTCTCCAGAGGCTGCCAatcagaaaaacaaaaacagactaAACACATGCAGTCAATAACTTTAGTGTTTTACTCAGCATTCCTTTGGGCGGGGAAAAACAGCTCTTGTTGCAGCTCTTCATATTTCCTCATTTGATAAGTAGGAAAAAAGCCTCCGTTTTAAAAAAGTGATCTTTTATTCAGTATTCCAAGTAAAATATTTAGCGACTGATTCTATTAAATGCAAAACATGTATTTTCTTACCTTAGTCTTATTCTCCTCTGCCAAACCTGGTGTGTCTGTGTCTGGAGGAAACGCCAGAGTAACATAGATGTTATAGGGCTTCATCTGACAAAGaacaaatagaaaaaaaagtTAGATTTTTGTGTGAATTTATTTAAAGTAGTAACTATAGAGAGCTTGCACATACCTCCATCTGCAAGGCCTCAGCCAGTCCACGTAGAGCGAATTTGGACGGCGAGTAGGCTGTGTAGCCAAAGAGGCCGATCTGCCCCGCTTGTGatgacacaaacatgatacGGCCCATCCGCCTTTCCTTCATGGTGGTGATCACTGCGCGCGTGGGGTAAACGCTGCCTAGATAGTTTACCTCCATTAATCTCTGTTAAGCAAAATATATGAAAGGGTCTTATACAAGGCAAAGAAAATTccctttataaatatataaaccttttaaattttttaggaAAATATTCCTTACTTAggaaaataatgtaatgtatgttATAATGTATTTACAAATACAGAGTATACTGTTTATACCTTAAAACGGTCCACTTCAACTTCCTCAAACTTTCCAGATATAGCTGTCCCGGCACAGTTCACTAGCATATCCACAGGGCCCAGCTTCTCCTGGGCCTGCAAAATAAATGCAAACACACATCAGCGTAAATCACAAACCATTATACCACACATAATACACTAGTTCATATTTGTAAACAATAAGCAGAATAACTATTAATGTGGAATATGAGTAAAATGATGAATAGGCTAAACATACTTGCTTTATGACACTCTCCACTTCGCTGTAGCCCTTTGACACATCAACAGAAATGCACAGCACCACCTACAAAAGACCGTATcagtaatataataaataatggtCTTAAATCTTTAATAGGTTGTTGTGTCATTTACATTAAAGTTATGGATTTTGCAGAAAAAGCAACTTGAGAGTCAAGGTATACATTGTTTTTGGTTGTGTGTACTCATGTTCTTAGTGTTCCTAGCACTTAcaaccaattgagctacaggaaagcatacctaaaaaaatcattaccttatgtaaaaacacttaaaacctaCAGACCAAATTATGGTATGCAATCTGAATGTATGTAAAAGTACATACTTGCTTATCGTTGATGGCACATTTCTCCACTTCTTTTTTCGCCTGAACCAGTTTTTGCTGTAAGAGaatatgtacatttgtgttTACTGCATGTATAAGGCTTATGGTTTTTAGAGTATGGGCTGCAACAGCTAAACGAAAAGTCGATATTCAATAATGAA from Paramisgurnus dabryanus chromosome 6, PD_genome_1.1, whole genome shotgun sequence encodes the following:
- the kdsr gene encoding 3-dehydrosphinganine reductase, with translation MSSEDLINSTLSDWLSFNSWWLLLPFIMFLIVAAFIVAFVLLLYMISPLISPKPLKLNGAHVVVTGGSSGIGKCIAMECYKQGAFITLVARDEQKLVQAKKEVEKCAINDKQVVLCISVDVSKGYSEVESVIKQAQEKLGPVDMLVNCAGTAISGKFEEVEVDRFKRLMEVNYLGSVYPTRAVITTMKERRMGRIMFVSSQAGQIGLFGYTAYSPSKFALRGLAEALQMEMKPYNIYVTLAFPPDTDTPGLAEENKTKPLETRLISETSGVCQPEQVAKIVVRDAVQGNFTSSIGPDGYMLSALTCGMSPVTSITEGLQQIVTMGLFRTIALFYLGSFDSIVRRCMIQREQSKASDKRE